Proteins encoded in a region of the Myxococcus guangdongensis genome:
- a CDS encoding SBBP repeat-containing protein, with amino-acid sequence MSHRTIRSIFVAGALALVGCQGMDEKEEKADGSLSSQEQGLTCTSLIPVMSGNNVPSGVASASSMYDPSYQPWLGFDNSASFWLSTRGQTPAWLAYEFPTTTRPVQRYAVTYGNGTITSRAPKNWTLEAYNGLGWTILDTRTNQTGWAGHERREFAVANPGAYRAYRINVTDDNDVRSTGNVVVSISRLELYNCDPIPLTPSLWTRTHGAPGGFSRIHDLAGDSAGRTYSTGMTSVGLAGQPAVGVMDAFLTARDWNGNVVFHKQIGAPGTATLGYGVARNRLFEEIYVAGWTGGSLDGNPPISGSTAFLMRYRYTGVHGWTRQIGVAGAQTEAYGVAVDANDNAFLVGLTNGGLDGNTRIGSYDAFVVKYAADGTKLWTRQLGTPGKTTHGRRAAADASGNVYVSGWTDGNLDGNTLTGPQDAFVTKYDADGVKQWTRLAGAPGTAAYLYASQVDATGNVYLAGYSGGGMDGVPNVIPQIDVFVARYSPAGVKQWVWELDSGSGSWAMGLHVDATGIYTTGGGVADITKVTDTSGGMVHNYVAKLDYTGNLQWIVQQEPATLNNAAKDVRSMGVVVDFAGDLYVGGYVDGNYQGNTLQGAPDAFLSKIAKPL; translated from the coding sequence ATGAGTCATCGAACGATTCGGAGCATTTTTGTTGCCGGCGCACTGGCGCTGGTCGGCTGCCAGGGAATGGACGAGAAGGAGGAGAAGGCGGACGGAAGTCTTTCGTCCCAGGAGCAGGGACTGACCTGCACCAGCCTCATCCCCGTGATGTCGGGGAACAACGTCCCCTCGGGCGTCGCATCTGCCTCGAGCATGTATGACCCCAGCTATCAGCCATGGCTCGGGTTCGACAACTCCGCGAGCTTCTGGCTATCGACCCGAGGACAGACACCCGCGTGGCTGGCCTATGAGTTTCCGACCACCACCCGGCCCGTGCAGCGATACGCCGTCACCTACGGCAACGGCACCATCACCTCCCGCGCTCCGAAGAACTGGACGCTGGAGGCCTACAACGGCCTGGGCTGGACCATCCTGGACACCCGGACCAACCAGACGGGCTGGGCCGGTCACGAGCGACGCGAGTTCGCCGTCGCCAACCCCGGCGCGTACAGGGCTTATCGCATCAACGTGACGGATGACAATGACGTGCGCAGCACGGGCAATGTCGTGGTCTCCATCTCACGGCTGGAGCTCTACAACTGCGACCCCATCCCTCTCACGCCCTCACTGTGGACGCGGACCCACGGAGCACCGGGAGGCTTCAGCCGCATCCATGACCTGGCGGGAGACTCGGCGGGCCGCACCTACTCCACCGGCATGACCAGCGTGGGCCTGGCGGGTCAGCCCGCGGTGGGCGTCATGGACGCGTTCCTCACGGCGCGCGACTGGAATGGCAATGTGGTGTTTCACAAGCAGATCGGCGCGCCCGGCACCGCCACGCTGGGCTACGGCGTGGCGCGAAACCGTCTGTTCGAGGAGATCTACGTCGCGGGCTGGACGGGGGGCTCCCTGGACGGCAATCCGCCCATCTCAGGGTCGACGGCGTTCCTGATGCGCTATCGATACACCGGCGTCCACGGCTGGACGCGACAGATTGGCGTCGCGGGTGCCCAGACGGAGGCCTACGGCGTCGCGGTGGATGCCAATGACAATGCATTCCTGGTGGGTCTGACGAATGGTGGCCTGGATGGAAACACGCGCATCGGGAGCTATGACGCCTTCGTGGTGAAGTACGCCGCGGACGGCACCAAGCTGTGGACGCGTCAGCTGGGCACTCCCGGCAAGACGACCCATGGTCGACGCGCGGCGGCGGATGCCTCCGGCAATGTCTACGTGTCCGGCTGGACAGACGGCAACCTGGATGGAAACACCCTCACGGGCCCCCAGGATGCCTTCGTCACCAAGTACGACGCGGACGGCGTGAAGCAGTGGACCCGGCTGGCGGGCGCGCCCGGTACGGCGGCCTACCTCTACGCCTCGCAGGTGGACGCGACCGGGAACGTGTATCTCGCGGGCTACTCGGGTGGCGGCATGGATGGCGTGCCCAACGTCATCCCGCAGATCGACGTGTTCGTGGCCCGCTACAGCCCCGCGGGTGTGAAGCAGTGGGTGTGGGAGCTCGACTCGGGCTCCGGCTCCTGGGCCATGGGGCTCCATGTCGACGCGACCGGCATCTACACGACGGGCGGTGGCGTGGCGGACATCACGAAGGTGACGGACACCAGCGGAGGCATGGTCCACAACTACGTGGCGAAGCTGGACTACACCGGCAACCTGCAGTGGATCGTCCAGCAGGAGCCCGCGACGCTCAACAACGCGGCCAAGGACGTGCGCAGCATGGGCGTCGTCGTGGACTTCGCGGGTGATCTCTACGTCGGTGGCTACGTGGACGGCAACTACCAGGGCAACACGCTGCAGGGCGCCCCGGATGCGTTCCTGTCCAAGATTGCCAAGCCCCTCTGA
- a CDS encoding serine/threonine-protein kinase, producing MAQEPQQSLGRYELLAQLGRGGMAETWRARLVGAAGVTKPVLIKKVLPEHANDEAFIAMFISEARISATLSHGNIAQVFDFGRMDGQYFLAMELVDGQPLHRVLRRAAKTGLASMPIPLATYIALEMCRGLHYAHSRTDDQGVPLHIVHRDISPDNVLISYEGQVKIVDFGIAKARMLSSFHTEPGIVRGKYLYFSPEQARGLAVDARTDVWATGLVLYEMLCGQSPVSGTEALVMSKLAHGEFPSPREVRKDLPAALNEIVMRALSVDASLRYESANAFGDALAAFLHSFAPRFGTTNLAYLVRELFREDLLQQGRDLAVPASFVEELSAWRGTQHAPTRALSKPVRIPTEAVPTARMPGRLKSEAPATPPEPEARSSRGWLLAACGLVAMVSLAILPWVLDAGPPPAPPPPPEPVLPQEPLGDVGSTDSPGQGFVPQTPEPSDPTSEVEGAAVDPREASIAEYREPTSLRLDSRRHVFRAPVDMVAFSPLDESVTYSLWEPAYSAGLGQRAVLEPDAHLGQPIFYLLGGDAIPAAQRQGVVPARPLALQGIRSISLFTVGEPIKADLPQQGVSLRDSRERVERRFVFHPEPMRVSALDGFELRGLDSRQTYTVSLAPVGEGVFLRGRTGGASNHAACVGWAPSSVTPKLDRFGNTLRTPPVRFFLSGTREVVKVRGLQVMRCGLLDDDVSDNEGELEVRIASADARRARGPSPGASPRDEEAARLYAQAQRLSRAGKDHDAFLLAEDCLSNVPEQASCLLLSGAMQARLNRMDGALERYRTFVKRYPAHPETARVRRLIEEYARTR from the coding sequence ATGGCCCAGGAGCCGCAGCAGAGCCTCGGACGTTATGAGCTCCTCGCCCAACTCGGCAGGGGAGGCATGGCGGAGACGTGGCGCGCGCGGCTGGTGGGCGCCGCCGGAGTCACCAAGCCGGTCCTCATCAAGAAGGTGCTCCCGGAGCACGCGAACGACGAGGCCTTCATCGCGATGTTCATCAGCGAGGCGCGCATCTCCGCCACGCTGTCCCACGGGAACATCGCGCAGGTCTTCGACTTCGGTCGGATGGATGGCCAGTACTTCCTGGCCATGGAGCTGGTGGATGGACAGCCGCTGCACCGCGTGTTGCGGCGCGCGGCGAAGACGGGCCTCGCGTCGATGCCCATCCCCCTGGCCACGTACATCGCCTTGGAGATGTGCCGGGGGCTGCATTACGCGCACTCGCGCACGGATGACCAGGGCGTGCCCCTGCACATCGTCCACCGCGACATCTCCCCCGACAACGTCCTCATCAGCTACGAGGGCCAGGTCAAGATCGTCGACTTCGGCATCGCCAAGGCGCGAATGCTGAGCAGCTTCCACACCGAGCCCGGCATCGTCCGAGGCAAGTACCTCTACTTCTCGCCCGAGCAGGCCCGGGGCCTGGCGGTGGACGCGCGCACGGATGTCTGGGCCACGGGCCTGGTGTTGTACGAGATGCTCTGCGGCCAGTCTCCGGTCTCCGGCACCGAGGCCCTGGTCATGTCGAAGCTGGCGCACGGCGAGTTCCCCTCGCCCAGGGAGGTGCGCAAGGATCTGCCGGCGGCGCTGAATGAGATTGTCATGCGGGCGCTGTCCGTGGATGCCTCGCTCCGCTACGAGTCCGCGAACGCCTTCGGCGACGCGCTGGCCGCGTTCCTCCATTCCTTCGCGCCCCGGTTCGGCACGACGAACCTGGCGTACCTCGTCCGCGAGCTCTTCCGGGAGGACCTGCTCCAGCAGGGGAGAGACCTCGCGGTGCCGGCCTCCTTCGTGGAGGAGCTGAGCGCCTGGCGCGGCACGCAGCACGCTCCGACGCGGGCGCTGTCGAAGCCCGTCCGCATCCCGACCGAGGCCGTGCCCACGGCGCGCATGCCCGGGAGGCTCAAGTCCGAGGCCCCCGCCACGCCTCCGGAGCCGGAGGCCCGGTCCTCGCGTGGGTGGCTTCTGGCCGCCTGTGGGCTCGTGGCCATGGTGTCGCTGGCCATCCTTCCCTGGGTGCTGGATGCGGGGCCTCCACCCGCGCCGCCTCCGCCGCCGGAGCCCGTGCTGCCGCAAGAGCCGTTGGGGGACGTCGGCTCCACGGACTCCCCCGGACAAGGGTTTGTGCCACAGACGCCGGAGCCCTCGGACCCGACCTCCGAGGTCGAAGGGGCCGCCGTGGACCCCCGGGAAGCGTCCATCGCGGAGTATCGCGAGCCGACCTCGCTGCGCCTGGACTCCCGCCGACATGTCTTCCGCGCGCCGGTGGACATGGTGGCCTTCTCCCCGCTGGACGAGTCCGTCACCTACTCCCTCTGGGAGCCGGCCTACTCGGCGGGGCTGGGGCAGCGCGCCGTCCTGGAGCCGGATGCGCACCTGGGCCAGCCCATCTTCTACTTGCTGGGTGGTGATGCCATCCCTGCCGCTCAACGGCAGGGAGTCGTCCCAGCGCGTCCCCTGGCGCTCCAGGGCATCCGGTCCATCTCCCTGTTCACGGTGGGCGAGCCCATCAAGGCGGACCTTCCGCAACAAGGGGTGTCGCTCAGGGATTCACGCGAGCGCGTCGAGCGGCGCTTCGTCTTCCATCCGGAGCCCATGCGTGTCTCCGCCCTCGACGGGTTCGAGCTCCGCGGTCTGGATTCCCGACAGACGTACACCGTGTCCCTGGCCCCCGTGGGGGAGGGCGTCTTCCTGAGAGGAAGGACGGGGGGAGCGTCGAACCACGCGGCTTGCGTCGGGTGGGCGCCGAGCAGCGTCACGCCGAAGTTGGACAGGTTCGGCAACACGCTCCGCACGCCGCCCGTGCGCTTCTTCTTGTCGGGGACCCGTGAGGTGGTGAAGGTCCGGGGTCTCCAGGTGATGCGCTGCGGCCTGCTCGATGATGACGTCTCCGACAACGAGGGCGAACTCGAGGTGCGAATCGCCTCGGCGGACGCGCGACGCGCCAGAGGCCCGAGCCCCGGGGCGTCGCCCCGCGACGAAGAGGCGGCGCGCCTGTACGCCCAGGCCCAGCGACTGTCCCGCGCGGGGAAGGACCATGATGCCTTCCTGCTCGCCGAGGACTGTCTCTCCAACGTCCCGGAGCAGGCCAGCTGTCTGCTCCTCTCCGGGGCCATGCAGGCACGACTGAACCGGATGGATGGTGCCCTCGAGCGTTACCGGACGTTCGTGAAGCGCTATCCCGCCCACCCCGAGACCGCCAGGGTGCGGCGGCTCATCGAGGAGTACGCCAGGACACGCTGA
- the rnr gene encoding ribonuclease R, which produces MSIPPDLLQQILSDADHPLGIKELLRLAGLHPGQQTELKRALRELVRQGAIVKEGKRFLRPGPRRDEAVRPPPAVHEQALPDAPPRFGKAHSNESRARFQGHGGRGQEGGGFQGRGPAPRGARDAGRQGGGRRDEWRERSGQRGRRERRFGEVLDTVEGILHVHQNGFGFVHPVSGEGENIFLPPGEAQRALDNDRVVVEVAGRPGRYEGRLVQVVDRRRELAVGVYTAHGRHALVLPTDTSLPGPIRVPFTQMAQEGDLVKVRLGVGANLLDPGRGLIGEVAGSLGKPGTPSSEVIGIAYSQGFSDEFPPEVMDEADRYAVTVSEDEARGEQRRDLRAMALVTIDGEDARDFDDAVYVEEQPGGWRLVVAIADVTHYVRERSALDTEALRRATSVYLPDRVLPMLPERLSNGICSLRPDEDRLCMVADMTFDTQGQRRSSTLYPAVMRSQARCTYNEVQDVLEGKDVPHRNAFKPHFERMMSLARALMKMRKARGAIDFDLPEHKVVVGKDGLPERMDKRERKDSHRLIEECMLAANEAVARFFQDEGLPTVYRFHGEPDEEKLAAFAALAQAYGFKLRFEDGVSSKELDAFISQLAGHPEQRALNQLLLRSMMQAVYTASKVGHYGLAAEHYLHFTSPIRRYPDLLVHRLLKAHWARQGRKPSEAVLEREEEKLEDMAMQCSDRERAAMQVEREVVSFYAALMMKDRIGEEFAATIAAITDFGFFVELDEVHVEGLVKAETLGLGSKLDKQTHALVYPNGRRVRVGQKLRVRLLSANPTARKIDFEALQFDGEAQLARREGGTSSHRRPERREQVAHGKHRTDRPGRWERDEKKQGSARGWAAREEPASPRGRFVREGRREEQPARGEEQPKQPWRDESANKPREGSAEHQGHGEKRRVFMRPEQQGVEARVEQPVEQVSPTVKEWEVPSAPEATGGSPHPGFDRLRALASQGQRGGGSGGAKGGRPHAPQKHGHGGKPASKDARFHNNRPPPKFEPPKPREETDAAFSPENWQPSVPAEPPAKPAVARESYVEPPARVTQEVVLTAEPVVTASAEAGSRTVAPPVSQVRPSDVMDAEVVGEAPAKKRSPRAKTKRESSTASTRKTASKPAATATKKSAKKPVVAKKPMAAKKAPKVKAAKAKTTTPKSKPAKAKATTLKSKPAKAKVVPAKARTARAPTKAVAKKGKKAASASKSRGTSKPRTKR; this is translated from the coding sequence GTGAGCATTCCTCCCGACCTTCTCCAGCAGATTCTTTCCGACGCAGACCACCCGCTGGGCATCAAGGAGCTCCTGCGACTCGCGGGCCTGCATCCTGGCCAGCAGACCGAGCTCAAGCGCGCCCTGCGCGAGCTGGTCCGACAAGGCGCCATCGTCAAGGAGGGCAAGCGCTTCCTGCGCCCCGGCCCCCGTCGTGACGAGGCCGTGCGTCCTCCTCCCGCGGTCCATGAACAAGCGCTCCCGGACGCGCCCCCTCGCTTCGGAAAGGCGCACTCGAACGAGTCGCGCGCCCGCTTCCAGGGGCATGGAGGGCGCGGCCAGGAGGGCGGCGGTTTCCAGGGCCGGGGTCCCGCGCCACGCGGTGCCCGCGACGCCGGACGCCAGGGGGGTGGCCGGCGCGACGAGTGGCGTGAGCGCTCCGGACAGCGAGGCCGGCGGGAGCGGCGCTTCGGCGAGGTGCTCGACACGGTGGAGGGCATCCTCCACGTGCATCAAAATGGCTTCGGCTTCGTGCACCCGGTGTCGGGCGAGGGCGAGAACATCTTCCTGCCGCCCGGCGAGGCGCAGCGCGCGCTCGACAACGACAGGGTGGTGGTGGAGGTCGCGGGGCGGCCCGGACGGTACGAGGGCCGGCTGGTGCAGGTGGTGGACCGACGCCGCGAGCTGGCGGTGGGCGTCTACACCGCGCACGGGCGCCACGCGCTGGTGCTGCCGACGGACACCAGCCTGCCAGGCCCCATCCGCGTGCCCTTCACCCAGATGGCCCAGGAGGGCGACCTGGTGAAGGTGCGCCTGGGCGTGGGCGCGAACCTGTTGGATCCGGGGCGTGGGCTGATCGGCGAGGTGGCCGGCTCGCTCGGCAAGCCCGGCACGCCGAGCTCCGAGGTGATTGGCATCGCCTACTCGCAGGGCTTCTCGGACGAGTTCCCTCCAGAGGTCATGGACGAGGCGGACCGCTACGCCGTGACCGTGTCCGAGGACGAGGCGCGCGGCGAGCAGCGCAGGGATTTGCGGGCGATGGCGCTGGTCACCATCGACGGCGAGGACGCGCGCGACTTCGACGACGCGGTGTACGTGGAGGAGCAGCCGGGTGGCTGGCGGCTGGTGGTGGCCATCGCGGACGTGACGCACTACGTGCGCGAGCGCAGCGCGCTGGACACCGAGGCGCTCCGGCGCGCGACGTCCGTGTACCTGCCGGACCGCGTGCTGCCGATGCTCCCGGAGCGGTTGAGCAACGGCATCTGCTCGCTGCGTCCCGACGAGGACCGGCTGTGCATGGTGGCGGACATGACGTTCGACACCCAGGGCCAGCGGCGCTCCTCCACGCTGTACCCGGCGGTGATGCGCAGCCAGGCGCGGTGCACGTACAACGAGGTGCAGGACGTCCTCGAAGGCAAGGACGTGCCGCACCGCAACGCCTTCAAGCCGCACTTCGAGCGGATGATGTCGCTGGCGCGGGCGCTGATGAAGATGCGCAAGGCGCGCGGCGCCATCGACTTCGACCTGCCCGAGCACAAGGTGGTCGTGGGCAAGGACGGCCTGCCCGAGCGCATGGACAAGCGCGAGCGCAAGGACAGCCACCGGCTCATCGAGGAGTGCATGCTCGCCGCGAACGAGGCGGTGGCGCGCTTCTTCCAGGACGAGGGGCTGCCCACGGTGTACCGGTTCCACGGCGAGCCGGACGAGGAGAAGCTGGCGGCCTTCGCCGCGCTGGCGCAGGCGTACGGCTTCAAGCTGCGCTTCGAGGACGGGGTGTCGTCGAAGGAGCTGGACGCGTTCATCAGCCAGCTGGCGGGCCACCCGGAGCAGCGGGCGCTGAACCAGCTGCTGCTGCGCTCGATGATGCAGGCCGTGTACACGGCCTCGAAGGTGGGGCACTACGGGCTCGCGGCCGAGCACTACCTGCACTTCACCTCGCCCATCCGGCGCTACCCGGACCTGTTGGTGCACCGGCTGCTGAAGGCCCACTGGGCGCGGCAGGGCCGCAAGCCTTCTGAGGCCGTGCTCGAGCGCGAGGAGGAGAAGCTCGAGGACATGGCGATGCAGTGCTCGGATCGCGAGCGCGCGGCCATGCAGGTGGAGCGCGAGGTGGTCTCCTTCTACGCGGCCCTGATGATGAAGGACCGCATCGGCGAGGAGTTCGCGGCCACCATCGCGGCCATCACCGACTTCGGCTTCTTCGTCGAGCTGGACGAGGTGCACGTCGAGGGGCTGGTGAAGGCGGAGACGCTGGGGCTGGGCTCGAAGCTGGACAAGCAGACGCACGCGCTGGTGTACCCGAACGGGCGCCGCGTCCGCGTGGGCCAGAAGCTGCGCGTGCGTCTGCTGTCGGCGAACCCGACGGCGCGCAAGATTGACTTCGAGGCGCTCCAGTTCGACGGCGAGGCGCAGCTGGCGCGCCGTGAGGGCGGGACGTCCTCGCACCGTCGTCCCGAGCGCCGCGAGCAGGTGGCGCACGGCAAGCACCGGACCGATCGGCCGGGGCGCTGGGAGCGCGACGAGAAGAAGCAGGGCTCCGCCCGTGGCTGGGCAGCCCGCGAGGAGCCCGCGAGTCCCCGTGGTCGGTTCGTGAGGGAAGGGCGCCGCGAGGAGCAGCCCGCGCGGGGCGAGGAGCAGCCCAAGCAGCCCTGGCGCGACGAGTCCGCGAACAAGCCTCGCGAAGGCAGTGCCGAGCACCAGGGGCACGGAGAGAAGCGTCGGGTCTTCATGCGGCCCGAGCAGCAGGGCGTCGAGGCGCGAGTCGAACAGCCAGTGGAGCAGGTGTCCCCGACCGTGAAGGAGTGGGAGGTGCCTTCCGCTCCCGAGGCGACGGGCGGCTCGCCGCATCCTGGTTTCGACAGGCTCCGGGCCTTGGCTTCGCAGGGGCAGCGTGGCGGCGGTTCCGGCGGTGCCAAGGGTGGGCGTCCGCACGCGCCGCAGAAGCATGGGCACGGTGGGAAGCCCGCGTCGAAGGACGCACGCTTCCACAACAACCGGCCTCCGCCGAAGTTCGAGCCGCCGAAGCCTCGTGAGGAGACGGATGCCGCGTTCTCTCCCGAGAACTGGCAGCCCTCCGTTCCCGCCGAGCCTCCCGCGAAGCCCGCGGTGGCGCGTGAGTCGTATGTGGAGCCGCCGGCTCGTGTGACGCAGGAGGTGGTGTTGACCGCGGAGCCCGTGGTGACGGCCTCTGCGGAGGCGGGTTCCCGCACCGTGGCGCCGCCTGTTTCGCAGGTTCGTCCCTCGGACGTGATGGACGCGGAGGTCGTGGGAGAAGCGCCCGCGAAGAAGCGCTCACCGCGTGCGAAGACGAAGCGCGAGTCCTCCACCGCGAGCACGCGGAAGACCGCCAGCAAGCCCGCAGCCACGGCCACGAAGAAGTCCGCGAAGAAGCCCGTGGTCGCGAAGAAGCCCATGGCCGCGAAGAAGGCGCCCAAGGTGAAGGCCGCCAAGGCCAAGACGACGACGCCCAAGTCGAAGCCCGCGAAGGCCAAGGCGACGACGCTCAAGTCGAAGCCCGCGAAGGCCAAGGTCGTGCCCGCGAAGGCCAGGACGGCGCGGGCTCCGACGAAGGCCGTCGCGAAGAAGGGCAAGAAGGCCGCGTCCGCGAGCAAGTCTCGCGGCACGAGCAAGCCTCGGACGAAGCGTTGA